In Lewinellaceae bacterium, the genomic stretch AGTGGCCGAAAGAATAGACGATGTCCACTCCCGCTTTGGAGAAGAAACCATAGCCGGGGTCTTCCCAGAATGGCTTGTCCCATTCGGATTGTTCTGCGATGAATTTGACAGCGGGATTCTGTGCTTTGACCTGATCGATCAGTGGCTTCCAAAAATCAGTCAGCATATTTTTCAATAAGCCCTTGCCATCCAGGTCATCCATGGTGTGGTCCAGCCGGAATCCATCCACCCCGTCATCAAAGGTTCCATCACCATTTGGGTCAACCCAGTAAGCGTAGAGATCCACCATATATTTTCTCACCGCCGGATTGTAGAGATTCACGGTAGTAATATCCAGGTAGGAACCATCGTAAGATGTCAGGCCCTTCACGCCGAATACAATGGTGGAGGGATCCTGATTCAGGGAATCGTTGTAAAAAACATAGTCGTCGTATTGAGAAGAAGGATTTTGAAAGGACTCCTTAAACCAGGGGTGTTCCTTGGTCGCGTATTGGACTTCAGTGTCCATATAGAACTTCATCCCTCTTCGGTGGATCTCCCGGACCATATGCAGGTAATCATCCATTGAACCAAACTCCTCGTCAATTCCGGCGAAATTATCGGTAAAATAATTGTGGTAATAAATGGATGGATACAGGGGGGTCATAATGATCGATGTAACACCTAATTGCTGTAGATAATCCAACTTCTCCGTCACCCCGTTCAGGTCCCCGATTTCATCACCGTTACTGTCGGAAAAGCTTCGTGGGAAAATCAAATAAAACACTTCGTCCTCAGACCGGATGGTTGCGGGCTGGTTTGCCTGATCCTTTCCACCGGTCGGGTTACATGCCAATAAAAAGAATATAAGCAGAGGAAGACGGATCAGGTTGATTACACCAGTCATTTGGACTCTGTATGGTATGATTTTCAATGCTTGTTGCAGATAAATTTCCAATGTTGATTATTAGTATG encodes the following:
- a CDS encoding alpha amylase C-terminal domain-containing protein: MTGVINLIRLPLLIFFLLACNPTGGKDQANQPATIRSEDEVFYLIFPRSFSDSNGDEIGDLNGVTEKLDYLQQLGVTSIIMTPLYPSIYYHNYFTDNFAGIDEEFGSMDDYLHMVREIHRRGMKFYMDTEVQYATKEHPWFKESFQNPSSQYDDYVFYNDSLNQDPSTIVFGVKGLTSYDGSYLDITTVNLYNPAVRKYMVDLYAYWVDPNGDGTFDDGVDGFRLDHTMDDLDGKGLLKNMLTDFWKPLIDQVKAQNPAVKFIAEQSEWDKPFWEDPGYGFFSKAGVDIVYSFGHWYGMSDRGQFAKAIEVENEGTPAGKHFFLFLDMHDTDRFGSTPGWSVARNKQKAAMVYLSKGIPLIYYGQELGMKGTRLPDSVDTGIPQPHDGSDVPRREAFEWSRDINSDGMATWYKDAQPYWDHRLNHSNDGISVEEEDTDIHSLLNYYRSLFRFRAANKAFYSGEIQVIPTQNDSVLAYCRWDEESKFLLVFNFRPENADAEILSSSLPFEVGVGKWAKVLGDDQSTFKVQEGIVRVSLVNNGFLVLQVR